The following nucleotide sequence is from Paroedura picta isolate Pp20150507F chromosome 1, Ppicta_v3.0, whole genome shotgun sequence.
TGGTGTTGATATTCTGAATGGCAAGATAAAATTTGCTTGCCCTGGGGCAAGTTGAGGGAATGTGATGTCAATGTACTTCTGAAAGGCTTCTCTTGTTTCTAGTATTTCAGCTTCCAAGCTGTCTTTCCATTGTGTCATATAGTCCAGTTTCTGGCTGAGAGAGGAGATCTCGGTTTCTTTTTCATTCACCTGAGTCACCACGAGCTCCAGCTGAGCCTCTCGGATACTGTCTGCTGCTTTTAGGAGCTTGTCTGTTTCTTCCTGGTATTCTCTTTGGGAGATAGCAAAAGCAATTTCCATTTCTTGTTTTCTCTCCCAGGACAATTGTTGCAGGTTCTTCTGATAGATTTCATTAGCGATTTTTCCAGCTCTCCGTAATTGTTCCATAttgtgcctggagaggaaagaccACATAATTTCCATAACTGGTGGTTTTTAAAAGTCAGATaagttttcttttcctgttttaattacagatgaaattcaaatattaAACACAGAGGAACACTGTAGACTTAATAACCCATGAAAAATGGCAAGGCTTCTGAAGGCATCAAAGCCAGTGTGTGGCAAGAAAACTTGATTGTCTGAGACCAGGGACTGTTCAATAGCAAGCATGCTGGATTTGAACCTAAAATCTTTTGTTCAACTCAGGGGTGCTTTTTGGTGGGGTGGGAAAATACGTGCTGTGTTTGTTGATTTGCGCATCGGAACAGAACTATGCTTCTGGCATAGAAGTTGGAGATACTGGGTTGAATCCTACCAACTTTCCCAATAATCCCCCTCCTCATTGCATCCTCTATCCCACATGACTTTTGACTCTGCAGGTTCCATGATCCCCAACATATAATCATTTTTGTAGTctaaagcaatggtccccaacccccggtctgcggcccagtgccgggccgcaagagctttggcaccgggctgcggctccctcttcctgccccccccacagcgagaagctcgccaggccatgagcaaatcaaCCGCCAAAGCGgttgattagcttgtggcccagcaagcttcttgctgcgggagggcggggaaaaGGGAAGCGTGGCCGCCGGCACACTGGCGATGCAAATGCACATGCTCGTTTGCGCCCAATAGGGGCACAAAGGGGCACATGCGGCAACTtcatgcatgcacgcatgcacagagcCGTTTGCACCCCGCTGGGAGTACAAACATGTATGTGCAGCAAGTTTACGCATGTACGTTTGTGTagggctgctgtgcatgcgcggggGCCCGGtccacaacctgaaaaaggttacGGACTGCTGGTCTAAAGGACACATGCCCACACATTATCACCAGCAGAGAAGCTCCTAACCCACTgacaggtatttaaaaaaaaacataatccaCAAGTTTACAAATATGAAATAGGTTTGTTAAATGAAGTACGTTTGTTGCTTGGCCAGAGCTTCAGCCGTTCTGGATCTCTCCTGATTCTTAGCTTCAGCCACagctttcattttctccagagagatCTCCAGTGTGAGCCGTTGGAGTTTGTGGGTCATTCGTTGTTCAGCAGCTTCCGATTCTCTCTTCAGCTCCACTTCCAGATGTTTCAACATTTCTGTCCTTGTATTCATCACCGCCACCTTTAGCAATATTAAAAATCAGTTTGTCAGCTACGACAGTGATCCAAATGTTTCTTTCAACAGACTTAAATAAGGCAGGCCAAGGAAGAATTGATTGGTGTTTCACAAACCAGTGAGGGAATCAGATGTGGAAGATGCAAGTTCAGAGAAGCTTCTGCAGCATGAAATATCCAGACATGAATGCCATCTACATATCCAGGATTACACCATGTGCAATTTCTTTGTGTTCAAATCTATTAAGATGAAAGCAAAGTGATCACTGACCTGTTGTTCTTGTTGGTGTTTCTTTTGAAGCTCTTCTATGTCTTGCTTGTGGAGGGCTGCAGCATGAATGAGAGCATCTTCCACAGCctcttctttttccctctcaGCCTATCAAACAAGCCATAATTAGTGCAAATAAGCTATTGGGCATTAGCTTGATCTCTAGATTTATCCCCTTGTCCATtcaacgggggagggggagaataccCCAATACAGTGGTCATTATGATGGTC
It contains:
- the C1H6orf163 gene encoding uncharacterized protein C6orf163 homolog; translation: MIRNPDFDTFVCCAVCSKLIPPPPTVETYERIREYKPFKTRYYTHKDILDVGADIKQQEAERSEQEVQRRIEKVQNKLWSQAEREKEEAVEDALIHAAALHKQDIEELQKKHQQEQQVAVMNTRTEMLKHLEVELKRESEAAEQRMTHKLQRLTLEISLEKMKAVAEAKNQERSRTAEALAKQQTHNMEQLRRAGKIANEIYQKNLQQLSWERKQEMEIAFAISQREYQEETDKLLKAADSIREAQLELVVTQVNEKETEISSLSQKLDYMTQWKDSLEAEILETREAFQKYIDITFPQLAPGQANFILPFRISTPFTDGKVDIPGQ